The genome window CTCTGCAATTTCTGCCCATAGCAAGAAACGTTGTAACTCTTCCACCATGAGAACAGAAAATGCAGGTTCAGTGCTATTTCTCGCTTATCTCTGCCTGTGTTCAGGATTCCTTCTTGCCTGTTTATACACAGTCTTAACTCAACTTGTTTACAAACCGCATGCAAACAACCACAGGGAGAAAACGGAGGCGTGGCCAGCCAAATCTTTCCCTCGTGAACAATATTCCTAATGAGTCTTTGGCTTTGCCTGATTCTCCTCCTTGTGGCCATTGTGGGGCGAAAAGATTCCATTTGGAACCGCCTAATTTTTGCTGCGCAGGAGGAGAAATTTCTGTTGTCGCTCCTCCTATGCCTTATGATTTGAAGCGCTTATTCATTGGTAGCGATGAGGAGAGCTTCCATTTTAGGAATAATGCTCGCACTTACAACAATAACTTAGGCTTCACATCATTTGCTGCTAAATATGATTCTGAACTAACAAAGAACACCAAAGGTGTTTACACCTTTCGTGTTCAAGGTCAGGTTTATCATTTTCTTAATGGCCTTCTCCGATCAGACGATAGAGCATCTAGGATTCAACTATACTTCTTCGACACTGATGAAGAATTAGCAAAGAGGGTTGCTGCTTCTGATAAGTTGCGAGCAACCACATTAAGACTCCTAATGCGCATTCTTAGTGACAATCCTTATGCTAAGTTCTTCAGAAACCTTAGCCATATTCCAAACATTAACAACTTGAACATTGTACTTTGTTGTTATCCCGCCCTTGATCAGCGAGTTTATAACCTTCCTTCTGCGTCCCAAGTTGCAGCAATATGGACTGAAAATCAAGATGAATCAGACCATACGGGAGCTCATATTCAAGTGTATACTCATTCAAATAACAGCTATAGAATTAAACATTACTATGGTTGCTATGATCCATTGCAATACCCTATTCTGTTTCCCCGCGGTGAATGCGGGTGGCACCCTGGAGTTAAAAGAGCtcgaaaaagaaagagaagagagGATTCCTGTGATGAAGATATCAATATTCATCCTTCTTCGGTCGATTCTGCATCAAGTTTATTGGATCATGAACAAAGAGGCAAGTTATTTCTTGCCGCTTCTACCCAATTGCTTTTACCCATTCTTCTTACATTATAAGATACCATCAGCCTAAACAACTACTCATCATTTTTCTCTAGCTGCTGATCGttcaaaaaatgaagaagacaCTGTATCAGCTAGGGAATACTACTGTTACAGATTTTAGATCAGGGATGATGATGAATCGATGTTGCTGCACTCACTTAGACTATTACAACAATATGCAGTAGATGGTTATGTTAAGATTGAAACGTCTAGGCTTGACTTTCATAGAAACCGACAGAACAACATTCGTTCTGAGGTTCTTCAAGGAGTCCTAGACAGTATTTCTATAGGCCAGACCAATGCTTCTAAAGTTGGCCGTAGAACCATATTACCAGCTTCCTTTATAGGTGGACCAAGGGACATGAGACGTCGATATCTTGATGCAATGTCCCTTGTGCAAAAGTATGGCAAATCGGACATATTTCTTACTATGACCTGCAACCCAGCATGAAAAGAAATTCAGGATAATCTAAAGTATCATGAAAAACCTCAAGACAGACCGGACCTTTTGGCTAGAGTCTTTAGAGCCAAGTTTGAATTGCTTAAATCAGAAGTTTTGAACAAACAAATCTTTGGAGAAGTTGCAGCGTATGTTTATGTGATTGAGTTCCAAAAACGTGGATTCCCACATGCGCATATGCTACTAATTTTGAAGCTTGAATACAAACTCCTAAATCCAGAGTCATATGATAGAGTGGTCTGCGCTAAAATACCTGATCGTTCTAAGCATCCTCATCTATATTCACTTATTGTGAAGCATATGATTCATGGTCCTTGTGGTGATATGGATAGAACTTGCCCTTGTATGAAGGATGGTCGTTGTAAAAATCACTATCCAAAGAATTTTTGTAGCCAAACGACGCATGCTGAAGATAGTAATAACAACTATGCTCATTATAATTAGCTACATTTACCCCTAAGGCGATATCTACATTTGTAGTGTAGATAAATGAAGGTTAATAATgagcttcaccaaatcacttcaaggtACTGATTCATTTGCATGTTGGTATATATATCCAATAAgagtaacagttacacaataagagtaaagcaaaagcagaaaagtaacatcacataataaggatacaggtggctccaaagccaactcatatgccatgcgtgatctcctgccgacactccgtcgactgcaaataatagtccgtagaacttcacttgtacacccaccgacatcttatcaccctcactggccagtcacctcacaaacttgccccggcgaacgaaatcacaaacttgagcttgagtcacaagctcggatcacaaacttggtcaccttctcggtgaaccggattcacaaaattggttcataaaatgaacctacaaacttggtgacctcagactaagttggactgccttcgaccaagccctggtGATTATCAAATTACAACTAATCGCGGACTGTAATTAGCTTTCGTATTTCGGCCATAATTTTgaactccgatgtcgaaatcgagtgccgtcagcggcatttgaaactagacattccaacCTTTCCGACGatataaaattcacattctggttccatgtatgtGAGCCAAACCAACTATTTTaagtcggctgttctgtttctctgctttacaagaacaaaatgctgaggctgcaacttgtgactcaaattcgagctagttgtgttccgaatttcaaaatgatttcttctgtgaaattatagctctatgaatgtattttccaacgccttAAACCATGCCAAATTCTGAGTTAATTTGAGTGATCtgtgatcaaaatatgaaacctggctctgataccacttgtgacggccccacctccccctaaggcgaaccagagggttcggcgggccgcctgcccagctctcgccgggactcagtcgttcactacaattctcaaatatattacaatataactctcaaaattacatcaaattctccaataattacatatcacaaatgcagcggaaactaattccaatcgtgggatgtatacttacatccgtttcaattccaaatattgatacaagcccaagtcgtacataaaataaatccaaatctaaactgtacaagagATAACTCATCCGGTCacatgaacaagtactacaagcctttccttcgccacgagccctgtggaggggaataaaaacattttgggggtgagctaaaagctcagcgagtaaccagtaaaaatcagtaatcaaatatatttcacaatcgttcatttcaatgatgtcatgaatcggtAATcacatgtacgtttattgctctcttgagccagtgaaatcgttgtacttaaacacccaacgctccaaacaaacatttaacagtaaacaatcagagggggagccatttgctccagacgaacagtacacagaggtggagacgttggtgttcagcacacgaattccaagtactcatttaagccaaaacatgtcatgggccacatgcaagcactcgtgatatgcaatcaagtaaatagtgcaagaaacggttcataaataactttggaaacagtttagggtcactcacctccacggctcagaaaccatccatcatgtaacattgccttgctcaactccaagccttagatcacaaacccaatgcaaacaagtcccttcaaagttcggacagcacttcccctacatttgctaacttttccagccatcatggcttcattattactccagccagttccaaagtcacacaaataagttcatctaatatccattcagcaagctccaagtagtacaaagacaagtcaagctagagaaaagtcaggaaatgaaggttaagctcaaaaccagaaaaacagttttgacgtcataatgcggtaatggcacaactctcactacaattatcggttgggggtgtaagacccaccgtttcgaagctatgaaacagggctacaacaatgtagaaggtcactcaatccagttcctagcccaactaggtcaaaaatgccaaacactaaaccagaatcaccgaaacaggtttgcaaaacacagaaaactgtaatcggtatatctcagtccatacaagtccaaatgccgaaattccaaaggcataagttagctaagacatccagctacatttcatcagaagacaccaactccaaaatccaaaccaattccagtcaaaatggccaattactatcgcagttttcgcattctgatcaaagcagaacagctacagtaatttcggcaTAACTTACTCTACAcatatccaaatgacctgaaattttgtaggcacttcaaactcaccaatacctacaactttaatgttttgagtaaaggccaattcggcctctagcatagtgcaataaattcgggcagaatgaagaactacaaaacctaattttctgaaatttcttccaaaacagaaattgattgcacttaatcactttttccacctcctagagtcattaaacatcatttccaatcatcatacatgaccacaacaccatgatcacattaaaccagaaaattcctcaaaaaattaaaaaacttcaccaattcaaccaaaatcaagttttaatccataaacttgcatctcctactatcaccaagcatgaatttaacatcattagagggaggagaggggtccttctcaactcaccttagtaaccaaagagatggagcaaccttgcacttaaatcttccaaatcacttcaccaagaaccttaatccaaccaagagaagagtttttatagagtaaaactaaaattaaacggttaaaagtgaagattaagcaagcttggagcaaagaaattggagagcttctcttcccttattgcttgaaggtggccggccatatgaagcttagcaatgaagatattttggtcaatttttgaagttattatggtaaatggtaaaaggttgaatagtaagtcaaagtccaagacttaatcttatggtgacacttgtcacccttaggtttaaaacttatcttttgtctctccaattacaaatatcttaacaccttgtaaaataatatcacttaatacaaaattccaacaagttgtaaaacaaatataatgcatttaccgcacttgcatATGTGAAGCACTCGTAATTCATAATTATgcataattataattaattattgaatATATCTACATTAACTGATATAATAAACAGGGCCAATGTAGTCCACAATGTATTAATTATAATGTGATTACAAAGTTGTATTATTATTTGGTGCatcatatatatttaatattatatttaagTATCTTATAACTGTTACTCAAAACGGTTATATACTTACATccgtttcaattccaaatattgatacaagcccaactcgtacataaaataaatccaaatctaaactgtacaagagATAACTCATCCGGTCacatgaacaagtactacaagcctttccttcgccacgagccctgtggaggggaataaaaacattttgggggtgagctaaaagctcagcgagtaaccagtaaaaatcagtaatcaaatatatttcacaatcgttcatttcaatgatgtcatgaatcggtAATcacatgtacgtttattgctctcttgagccagtgaaatcgttgtacttaaacacccaacgctccgaccccacttctcccaagggcgaacccaagggtatcggcgggccgcctgcctagctcgcgccagggctcaaaacttaaagttcgaaagagcactaaaaacaatatatacaatcccaaaagagttataattacattctccaaaagtatcgagtcaaaccaccaaaacaaaaacaaacatcctaaatgttcaactattacaagccaaactaactatactagtatacgagccaaaagtccccgcgtcggcccctgctaaggaaaacaaaaggaatggagtaagctatatgcttagtaagtaaacaggggcgaaaacataaatttcacgtaacagttacacaataagagtaaagcaaaagcagaaaagtaacatcacataataaggatacaggtggctccaaagccaactcatatgccatgcgtgatctcctgccgacactccgtcgactgcaaataatagtccgtagaacttcacttgtacacccaccgacaccttatcaccctcactggccagtcacctcacaaacttgccccggcgaacgaaatcacaaacttgagcttgagtcacaagctcggatcacaaacttggtcaccttctcggtgaaccggattcacaaaattggttcataaaatgaacctacaaacttggtgacctcagactaagttggactgccttcgaccaagccctaaccggctcgaatagtccaaccaggtcaagagttcgccccaaactcacaaacttcacaaaattattcaaaatcacaaactttgtaaacttcacaaactttattcgaaagtcgccccgagccacaagctcaagggttttggttccaaaaggttcatatacatatgccaagtacaattatacattcaaattagggtttaggtcgagtgcgataaagtacaccctcgcctaagtgcccttttcacatatctcaaacacatagcaaagaaaacacaccaaaccggcctgaatacttacacaaagtacaaaagtagtacaaacgtgaaaatcacttcgtgtgtgttcgctagtagggcccaccagctccgcctaactcaccacgatctgaaatagaagattgcatcacatgatgtcataaacggccactaacgtgcccaaaacaaataaaacagcaacatcggcacacgcaagtacggaaagggcacacgcacgcgtgcggaaacggcaaacggcagatttgatactcatttctagttcacccataagttgagctacgaatatcggattaaggcggatgagatgccaaatcgaagcttaaaggatgaacaacaactgttatgaagacatccagaactgaaactggaggctttagccccaaatgaaccaaacacaatcacttacgaaatctggccaatgcacaaatggtcagttttgagtacgaactgttttctatgctacgcatggtcaaaagagctgaaaattggcagttagatagttcattccaaatagaacaactttcatgaggtcggcaatccaaattcggaacggaaattggtcatcaggaccaaaacagatttctggtcattttcacgggcaggccttgtttgttcggctatatctcaggttttataaatccgattcatgaaattccaagggcgttagaaagctctgatatagggctataagtttggtgttttggtcagaagcccaaacagcttgtaactcagtcaaatgtgaagccaaagttccagccataaactttccaaaaacgtactagaatcacaaaccgtatttgacctcaatatgcggtaatggcaccaaattcactacggttatcggatgggggtgtaagacccaccgtttcgaagctaaggaacaggggtacaacaatgtagaaggccactcagtccaaatcctagcacaactaggtcaaatatgcaaaatacaaatccagaattaccaaaacaggtttgcaaatcacataaaactgtaatgactataacttagtctatacaagtccaaatgctgaaattccaaaggcatatgttagataagacatccagctacattgcatcagaagacaccaacttcaaaatccaaactaattccagccaaaatagccaaataccaacgcagtttttgcattctgaccaaagcagaacagctacagtaatttcgaataaattttggataatttttgaagttattatggtTTAAGTATCTTTTCTAACATATCCACTAtgccctaaggcgaaccagagggttcggcggaccgcctgcccagctatcgccgggactcagtcgctcactacagtcctcaaatgaattacaagaataaacctcaaatattacatcaaattctccaatgattacatattacaaatgcagcggaaactgattccaatcgtggaacgtatacttacatccatatcaatttcaaatatttatacaagaccaactcatacataaaatagatccaaacttaaattgtacacgatataagccatccaatcacgtgaataagcactccaagcttttcttcgccttgagccctgtgggggggaaatataaaacattttttggggtgagctaaaagctcagcgagtaaccagaaaatcattaatcaaatcggtttcacaatagttcatttcattgatgtcatggttcagaaatcagatgtacgtatttttgctctcgtgagccagtgaaatcattgtaatgttttagaagttcaataagtaactgggggtaaaaatgtaattttgttacaggtcaacatttgcacagtgagagtaaaacaaaagcagaaaatgacaccacatggtaattccacaaagctcaatgagctaaaatctcaataaggttccgaacatgaaattacataacaaagccaacacattaaccatcaataatcaataattcaagaaacatttacaatggaaagcgatagtaacattcatgaaaggatacattcattctcctgacatttcctcgctcatttggtcattcatttcatttcattcaccccgtccctggcttttggccaggctccaccaacctacataggtaatactcgagtataccaaacgttcacccaagttcctaatcgcctgaccgagtccgcttctggctcaagacgaccggtaacaaggggcaatggccagttcagcccaaaaggcttacattcatgcgcaagtaacatttcaatcgaaaatttcacatttatcgaggtcgagtgcgataaagtacacactcgcctcgaaaactcgttttggaaatcattataagcgcttaacacgttatcaaccaaaatacaagtcatgaagtcaagaaatataggaaacaaggcacactcacatgccagtacgcatgatatgcaagaaaacatttcaaaagtaactttggaaacagtttaaaagtaaataatgtaagaaacggttcataaataactttagaagtagtttgaggtcactcacctccacggctcagaaaccatc of Coffea arabica cultivar ET-39 chromosome 5c, Coffea Arabica ET-39 HiFi, whole genome shotgun sequence contains these proteins:
- the LOC140007177 gene encoding uncharacterized protein: MAPAKKAEFLRSLREARAEKKKQKNPRSHIHKVPPACVESTVCFAYGHDRPSGNEDQPPVVSNTLENRECLLPVESVVTGRGEFCYTPDVSNLLSDHASPSSKTNMPPRSASYVNEETSSFPASNFNQPTATSARQRRKKNRNTPLHPSSAISAHSKKRCNSSTMRTENAGRKRRRGQPNLSLVNNIPNESLALPDSPPCGHCGAKRFHLEPPNFCCAGGEISVVAPPMPYDLKRLFIGSDEESFHFRNNARTYNNNLGFTSFAAKYDSELTKNTKGVYTFRVQGQVYHFLNGLLRSDDRASRIQLYFFDTDEELAKRVAASDKLRATTLRLLMRILSDNPYAKFFRNLSHIPNINNLNIVLCCYPALDQRVYNLPSASQVAAIWTENQDESDHTGAHIQVYTHSNNSYRIKHYYGCYDPLQYPILFPRGECGWHPGVKRARKRKRREDSCDEDINIHPSSVDSASSLLDHEQRVDGYVKIETSRLDFHRNRQNNIRSEVLQGVLDSISIGQTNASKVGRRTILPASFIGGPRDMRRRYLDAMSLVQKPDLLARVFRAKFELLKSEVLNKQIFGEVAAYVYVIEFQKRGFPHAHMLLILKLEYKLLNPESYDRVVCAKIPDRSKHPHLYSLIVKHMIHGPCGDMDRTCPCMKDGRCKNHYPKNFCSQTTHAEDSNNNYAHYN